Within bacterium, the genomic segment TCTTGTGGATGGTGCTTACCAGCCTGAAGCCACTCGATGAAGTCGGCCTGCGTCATTGGATCCCGAAGAGCATGCAATGGGGAAACTATCGCGAGGTTTTCGACGTCATTCCGTTTGCGCGATTCTACTGGAACAACCTGTTCGTCGCGACGTGGGTGACGCTGCTGCATCTTGTTACCAGTTCCTTCGCCGCGTACAGTTTTTCGCGCATCGATTGGCCGGGCCGCGACAGGATCTTCGTTCTCTATCTGTCGACCATGATGTTGCCGGGCCTCGTCTTGATGATTCCGAACTACCAGATTATGGTCACGCTCGGCCTCGTTGATACATTGCCCGGCCTGATTATTCCCGTAGCCTTTAGCCCGTTCGGCACGTTCCTGCTGCGACAGTTCATGATGACGATTCCGCGCAGCCTCGACGAAGCCGCAGCGATCGATGGCGCAGGGCGCTGGCGCACGTTCTGGGATGTGATTCTGCCGCTGGCGCGCCCTGGACTGATTACGCTGGCGATCTTCACGTTTGTCTCTGTGTACCAGAGTTTCTTCTGGCCGTTGGTGATGCTGAAGAGCATCGAGCGCTACACGTTGCCAGTCGGTTTGCTTTTCTTTGATTCGACGGCGGGACAGGCCACGCACCTCCTGATGGCCGCGGTCACGATGTCGGTTCTGCCGATGATCGTCCTGTTTGTCTTTCTGCAGAAGTTCCTTGTGAGTGGCATTCAGCTTGGGAGTGTAAAAGGATGACATCGCCCGTGGAGATGCAATTCAGTGCACCGCTGTTGATGGGAGAGGCGCTACCGCTTCCGTTGCTGTTCGGTCATTTCCTGCCGTGGTACACGTTGGAGCCGGAAGACTTCGACCTCGCCGATGCGCTCGATGTTCCCGTGCCGATCATGCCGCCGATCGGGCGCCTTCGCCATTGGCAAGACGCCCGATCCGGCTATCGCCGCACGCACCTGCACCAACCGATGATCGGGCGATACGATTCTCGCTCGCGCGACACCATCTTCTGGCAGATTCGGATGGCGCTGGAGCATGGGTTCACAGGCTTCATCATCAACTGGTACGGGCAGAATTCGGTGGAGAATGTGCTGACCCTACACTTCCTTGCCGGTGTCGAGGAGTGGAACGCATCGCACCCCGACGAGCCATTCCTGTACTTCCTGTGTATCGATTCGCAGGCCCAGGTGGCGACGGAAGACAAGACGCCGGTGACATTGCAGGAAGACATGGAATACATCCGCCGATTCCTGATTCGATCGGCCTACCTGCATCGGAACGGCAGGCCGATCATTGCCGCATTCCCGTACGAGAATAACGCGCGGCATTGGGTTGAAACGGCCGAGCGAGTGTTTGGGGCGGATGGCGTCGATCTGATCTGGATGAATCAATGCACATGCTCAGGGGAGAGCGCCGTGTATCCTTGGATTCATCCCGATCGATCGGCCGTCTCGGACTCGCTCTACGCGTGGACCGACCCGGACTCTGCCGGTATCGAGTTTCTTCATGAGATGCTGCATGATGCCAACACTGCTGCATGCGAAGAACGCGGACCAGAGTACGTGATGGGGGGTATCTGGCCGGGCTTTGACGATCAGCTTGTTCGATGGGCGTGGGATCCGCGTGGCGACGATGCGCCCGTGCGCCCGCGTGTGATGTGTCGCGAGACGACCGAGGGCAACACGCTCGAACGTACGTGCGAGGCGATGCTGCAATACCTGCGGGCGCACCTATCCGGCGAACCCGACGCGGCACTTCCGCTGCCGCTGATTCAAGCTGTGACCTGGAATGACTACGCCGAAGCGAGTACCATCGAGCCGACGCTCGATTACGGCATGCAGCCGCTTCAGACCTGCGCCGATTTCATTCAGAAGGCGCGTGAAATCGTCGCCTCGTCGGAACGACAGATCACAAGGAATCTCTCCGGCGCAGGTCCGACGTAACGGAACGGATAGCACGTCGACAAAAGAAGCACATCTGGCTTGCTCATCTCGGCAACGCGTTGCTGCAGAGACTGTGGCGTATGAATCTCGATGTCCGTGACTTTAAAGCGCTGCACTTGCTCAACTGTCTCAAGCTGCACTTCCATCCCCACGCGCACGCTCTGCAGCTTGCGGAAATGCGTATCGCGGTGGGCCAGGATCATCGGCGAGCCGCTGCCCTCAACAAAAGCAGGACTCTGCACGAGATGCTGCAGCGTGGCAGTCTGAAGGACGTTCTGCTCGAGACCGATATCCATAATCTCAAGGCGTGCCACG encodes:
- a CDS encoding class D sortase, whose translation is MLLAVGIGLAGPPVGRWCRRACLQWQGERTWHRVLAQPDRTGANDPVARLEIMDIGLEQNVLQTATLQHLVQSPAFVEGSGSPMILAHRDTHFRKLQSVRVGMEVQLETVEQVQRFKVTDIEIHTPQSLQQRVAEMSKPDVLLLSTCYPFRYVGPAPERFLVICRSDEATISRAF
- a CDS encoding carbohydrate ABC transporter permease, which encodes MSLTENSAANVASLSAGDRGVSMIRISAIRTIVRHLVLVTIAFTMVLPFLWMVLTSLKPLDEVGLRHWIPKSMQWGNYREVFDVIPFARFYWNNLFVATWVTLLHLVTSSFAAYSFSRIDWPGRDRIFVLYLSTMMLPGLVLMIPNYQIMVTLGLVDTLPGLIIPVAFSPFGTFLLRQFMMTIPRSLDEAAAIDGAGRWRTFWDVILPLARPGLITLAIFTFVSVYQSFFWPLVMLKSIERYTLPVGLLFFDSTAGQATHLLMAAVTMSVLPMIVLFVFLQKFLVSGIQLGSVKG